ATCCAAAATCCAAAATCCAAAATCCAAAATCCAAAATCGTAAGGTGGGGCCAGCGAGCTTGCGAGCGCCGGCCCACCCTACGCACCTATCTCATCTCTCATCTCTCATCCCTCATCTCTCATCCCTCCCCGCAATGTCCTTCCACCCCAGCGACCTGCGTGCCACCGTGCTGCGAATGGCCTACGCCGGCTCGACGGTCCATATTGCGTGCGCGTTTTCGCTGATCGAGGTCATGGCGGTCCTCTATCGGCGGTGGCTGCGGCTGGGCCAAGGACCAGGTGACGCAAGCCGCGATTATCTGGTGCTGAGCAAAGGGCATGGCGTGATGGCCCAGTACGCCTGTCTGCACGAACTCGGCTGGCTGAACGACGATGATCTCCACAACTACTTCGGCGATGGCACACGGCTGAAGGGCTTGTCCGACGCCCATGTGCCCGGTCTCGACGTGACATCCGGCTCGCTGGGGCACGGTCTGTCGGTCGGCGTCGGCCTGGCGCTGGCTGCCAAACGCCGCGGCAGCGAACAGCGAACGTTTGCCATCGTGGGAGACGGTGAACTCAACGAAGGCACGGTCTGGGAGGCACTGCTCTTCGCGTCGCATTTTCAGTTGTCGAACCTGATCGTGATTGTCGACGAAAACGGTTTTCAGGCTATGGGCAGCACGTGCGAGGTGATGCAACTTGGCCGCATCGCCGACAAGCTGGCCGCTTTCGGACTGGAAACGCGGGAAGTCGACGGCCACGACGAAGGTGCCATCGACGGCGCCATCGCCCAACTCGTCGAACTCCCTTGCTCTCGGCCGAAGGCGATTGTGGCGCGGACCGTGAAAGGCAAGGGCGTGTCGTTCATGGAAAACGACAACCGCTGGCACTATACCCGGTTGACGGCCGAGACCTACAGCCAGGCCCTGCGCGAGCTGGACCGACGGAGGGCTGCCTGATGCGGTCGGCATTGTCTCAGGCGCTGGTGCAGGCCGCCGTCGAGGACGAGCGGGTCGTGCTGCTCACCGGCGACCACGGCTATTCGCTGCTCGACGATTTCCGCCGCGTGTGTCCGCGACAGTACCTCAATGCGGGCGTGGCCGAGCAGAACATGGTGGGCGTGGCGGCCGGCCTGGCCAAGGGCGGCTTTCGGCCGATCGTCTACGGCCTGAGCGCCTTTGTGCCGGTGCGGGTGCTGGAACAGATCAAGCTCGATGTTTGCTACGAGCGGCTGCCCGTCATCTTTATCGGCGACGGCGCCGGCGTCGTTTATAGTGCCTTGGGCAGCAGCCACCAAAGCACCGAAGATGTCGCGGCGCTACGGGCGCTGCCGAATATCGCGATTCTTTCGCCTTGCGATGCATACGAGATGACGGCCTGCATGGAGTTGGCGCGTCAGGCCCGCGGCCCCGTCTATGTGCGCGTCGGCAAATGCGATCTGGGCCAGATCCACGACGCACGGCCGCAACTGGAATGGGGCCGGCTCTGCCCGCTCCGTCGTGGAAACGGCACCCTGGCTTGGATCGCCACCGGCTCGATGGTCAAGACCGCGTTGAACGTGGCGACCGCCTGGCCAGGCAGCGACGTCTATAGCGCCCCATGTCTTAAACCGCTCGACTCCGCACAGGTCGCCGAACTATGCGACCGGCATGAGGCGGTGATCGTTTTGGAAGAGCACAGCGTTTACGGCGGGCTCGGTTCGGCGGTGGCCGAGATTGCCGCCTCCGCGGCCCCCACCTGGATTTGCCGCATCGGCGTCGAAGACCGGTTTTCGAAATACTGCGGCAGTTACTCGTATCTGCTGCGCGAGCATGGCCTCGATGCCGCAGCGATCGAAACGAAGGTACGACAATTTTTGCACTCCCGAAAGACCGGCCGGCCCGTGGCCAAGGCGGCATAACGAGTAAGTGGTAGGGTGGGACCAGCGAGCTTGCGAGCGCCGGCCCACCGAGGAGTTTGTCGACAATGGTGGGCCGGCGCTCGCAAGCTCGCTGGTCCCAACCTACCGAAGCGAAAGCGAAACGATCGAATGACCGCCACCACTTCTGCACAGCCAGCGCGACGGCAGCCACCGACCACGCAACCTTCATCGGCGGCCCAGCCGCGGCCGGCGCCGAGCGAGAACGCCGAATCGCGACCGTGGCTCCTTAGCTTGGGGACCTACCTTGCCGCCGCCGCCCTTACTTCGCTGGTGCTTACGTTGACCCTGCGGCTTTGGCGGGCCGATTTCAGCATCCCCTTCGCCAATTCCGGCGATGCCCTGTGGTGCCAGTCGTGGATCAAAGGAATTCAAGAGAACGGCTGGTATCTGACCAACCCGCGCCTGGGCGCACCCGGCGCGATGGATCTGTACGATTTTCCACAGGCCGACAACTTGCACTTCTTGCTGCTGAAGGCGCTCGTTTCGGCCACGCACGATGTCTCGTTTACCTTCAACGTCTATTACCTGCTGGGCTTTCCGCTGATCGCGCTCAGCACGCTCTTCGTGCTGCGCCGCTTCGGGACGTCTCGCCTGGCGGCGCTCTCCGGCAGTTTGTGGTTCAGCTTTCTCCCCTACCATTTCGTGCATGGCCAGCATCACCTGTTCCTGGCCTCGTATTTCGTCTTGCCGCTGGCGGTGATGATGATCCTGTGGGTCTACACGGACCGATTGCGTTGGCCCTGGTCGCGGCGCGATCCGCAAATGCCTTGGGGCCGCGGCCGAATGTGGGGCAGCCTGCTGGTCGCGCTGCTCGTGGCCTCCTCCGGCGTCTATTACGCGTTCTTCACCTGCTACCTGCTGCTGGTGGCGGGATTGGCGTCGGTGCTCGATCGGAAAAAGTGGCAAGGCATGTTGATGGCGGGCACGCTGGTCGGCGTCACGACTGCGGCCGTTGTCGTCAACCTCGTGCCTTGCTTGATCTACCAGTATCAACACGGGCCGAATCCGGCGTTGCCAGGACGGACCGTTGATGAGGCGGAACACTTCGGCCTGAAGATCGGCCAGCTCCTGCTTCCCATTGACGAGCACGTGATCGGCCGGCTGAACCCACTGCGGCAGCGTTACGATCTCTCGCCGCTTGCGTCGGGCGAAAAGGTCGGCGCCACGCTGGGCGCCGTCGGCACGGCGGGCTTTCTGTTCCTGATTGGCTTGCTCTTCTGCCGAACGCGGACACGGCAAGGCGAGGTCGTGCCGGGCCTGGCGGCGCTGAACATCGCAGCGGTCTTGCTGGCGACGGTCGGTGGCTTCGGCTCGCTGTTCGCGCTGCTGGTGAGCGCCCAGATTCGCTGCTACAACCGCATGAGTCTGTTCATCGCGCTGCTTTCGTTGTTTGCGGTCGCCATTCTCCTCGACCGCTTGGCGGACTGGTTTCACGGGAAGGGTTATCGCATCTGGCAGTACCGCCTGGCGCTCGCCTGTCTGGCGGCCTTCGGACTGGTGGACGAAATCGGTCGCAGCCGAGCGCCCGATTACGCGGCGCTGAAAGCACAGTTCGAGTGCGACCGCGACTTCGTGCGCGAAGTCGAACAACAGCTTCCCGCCGACGCCATGCTGTTGCAGCTCCCCTACTTTCCGTTTCCTGAAACGCCGCCGCTCCATCAATTGGGCGACTACGATCTGGTGCGGTTGTACCTTCATGCCAGCGCACTAAAATTCAGCTATGCCGCGATGAGGGGCGGCGCCGCCGACCGTTGGCAGAAAGAAGTGTCCGCGCTGCCGATCGAAGAGCAACTGCCGCACTTCATCGAGCAAGGCTTTGCCGGCATCGCCATCGACCGGGCGGGCTATGACGACCGCGGCGCAGAACTGGAAAACGACCTGCGGGCCATCTTGAATCAAGAACCCCTCGTCAGCCGCGACGAGCGGCTGGCATACTATGCGCTGCCGGCCGCCGATTCGATGAGCCGGTAACGAACCCCGAACCCTGAACCCTGAACGCCGAACCCCGATGCCTCGCCACACACAACACTTCGCCCTGATTGTCAGCCTTCTATTGTTGACTTGCGTCACCGCAGTTCCGGCCGCGGAACCGACCGGCCCCTGGAAGCTCGCCGAGTTGAAGAAGGCACCCGAGGCAACCTGGGGCGAGACCAAGGAGGGAGTGCAGCAAGTCTTTTACACCAGCGGACCCTACGAAGGGCAGCCGACGCGCGTGTTCGCATATTATGCCCGGCCTGAAAAAGGCGACGAACCGTTCCCAGCCATGGTCTTGGTTCATGGGGGCGGCGGCAAAGCGTTCGCCCAGTGGGCCCGCTTATGGGCAGACCGCGGATATGCCGCGCTGGCCATGGATCTGGCCGGGCACGGTCCCGACGGCGAACGCTTGCCCGACGGCGGCCCCGACCAGGACGACCGCACGAAGTTCCGCGAGTTCTCCGACGACGAACTCGACCAGACGTGGAGCTATCATGCCGTGGCCGCGGTGATTCGGGGCGTGTCGCTGCTGGCCTCGCGCGAGGAGGTCGACCCGGAGCGGATCGGCATCACCGGCATAAGCTGGGGCGGTTATCTGACCTGCATCGTGGCCGGCCTCGACGACCGCTTGAAGGTGGCCGTGCCGGTCTATGGTGGCGGGTTTTTGGCCGACAACAGCGTCTGGCTGCCGACCTTCGAGCGGATGCCGGCGGACGAGCGCGACCGTTGGGTGAAGAACTTCGATCCTTCGAACTACTTGCCTTCGGTCCGTTGCCCGGTGCTGTTCATCAACGGCACCAACGACTATGCCTATCCGCTGGACAGTTATCAGAAGTCGTACCGGTTGGTTCCGGGGCGGGTCGATCTGTGCGTCAAGGTGCGCATGCCGCACAGTCATCCCGACGGTTGGGGGCCGCCCGAGATCGGCATTTACGTCGACAGCGTTCTCAAAGACGGCCGGCCGCTGGCGACGATCGGTCCGACGGAGCTGCGCGGCAACCGCGCCGCGGCGCGATTCAAGGCGACGGTGCCGATCATGCGTGCCGAAGCCCACTATGCGGTGGCGACTGGTCCCTGGAACAAACGGAGCTGGCAGAGTGTGAGCGCGGTCCACACCGGCGAGGCGGTTTCGGCCGAGCTGCCCACCGCCCGGCCGTTGGTCTACTATCTGAGCGTCACCGACGAGCGCGGGGCCCAGGTGAGCACGCCGCACGAGCTGCTGCCGGAGTAGCGATGAGAGCGATGTTTCTCGCGAGGGCCGCCTCCCGCCGTCGCATAAGCGTTCCCGCGCGCGTTGACCCGCGAGACTTTTCGCCGCCCCTCTGCCACTCTCTGGACCAGCCCGCGCCGCCGGCTGGCCCGGCGTTGCAAGCTATGTAATAAATTTTCTTGATCGCCTATTGACAATACTGAACGCACGATACAATACGGGTAGGCGTGTTGTGTTCTTAAGTTCACTTTTTGCATTAGGAGGTGTTCCATGTCCGGTGAAGAACAGTTGGTTTCTCTTGAAGTCGCCAAGATCCGCACCGACGGCGGCACGCAGGTCCGCGAACAGATCGACGGCCTGCTCGTGGAAGAGTATGCCGAGCGGATGCACTCGGAAGACGTCTTTCCGCCGATCGTGGTTTTTTTCGACGGCCAGGATTACTGGCTGGCGGACGGCTTTCACCGCTTCCAGGCCCATTCTCAGTTGCGACATCCGACCGTCGAGTGCCGCCTGCTTCAGGGCACGCGACGCGACGCGGTGCTGTTCGCCCTCAAGGCCAACAACGCCCACGGCCTGCGCCGCACCAGCGCCGACAAGCGCCACGCCGTCAAGCTGGTGCTGGCCGATGAAGAATGGTCGAAACGGTCGGACCGCTGGATTGCCGACGTGTGCGGGGTGGGCCGCGACCTGGTCGGCGAAATCCGGCGGGAACTGTCGGATTCCGACAGTTCACCAAAAGAGGGGGATTTGCGTGTGGGGCAAGACGGCAAGCTGCGGCAGGCGGGCCGAACGGCGCGAGAAGCGGATCCGCCGACCGGCGACCGCGTCGAAGTCGCCTTGCGCGCGGCGGAAAGGTTCGATCGCTGTCTCGTGGCTTTGAAGAAGCTGGCGATGTCGGTGGAGCAGTTGGCCCTCGTGCCGGGCGGCCATTATCTGCTGACCCTCCGCCTGGACGATTTCCGCACGAACCTACGTCTGTCGGCCAATTACCTGACGGCGATGCGGCCGTCGAGGCGCTGTGACCTCTGCGGCGGAGACGGCTGCCAGTTCTGCAGCCAGCTCGGCTGGGTCTGCACGGGCGTCGAGAAATGCGGCTGAAATCCGTCGTTCCGTGATGGATCGACCGCGAAGCAGCGGCGGTGGCTGGAGCTTGGCCGCGGAGCATATTCCGAAGGTCGCGGCCCAAGCGGCCAATCTCGGCCCAGCCACCGCCAATCTCTCATTTTCGGCCGCGTGAAGTAGAATTCTCGTTATCAACAAATTTTCGGGAAGTCGTCCAATGCGACACGCGTGTCGCATTGGACGAGATCCGCCCCTTGAGACTTCCGGCAAAATCAGTGAAAATCGACTGCCAGCGTCTTGCTGGGCGTTACGTCAACCGGGGGTGTCATGGCCGACTTCGATCCGTATCACAAGTGGCTTGGAATTCCGCCCAAGGACCAGCCGCCGAACCACTACCGGCTGCTGGCGATCGAGCTGTTCGAGAGCGATCCCGACGTGATCGAGAGCGCCGCCGACCAGCGGATGGCGCACGTCCGCACCTTTCAGACCGGGCAAAACTCGGCCGTATCGCAGCGCATCCTCAACGAGCTGAGCGCCGCCAAGCTCTGCCTGCTCAATCCACAGAAGCGGGCCGAATACGATCGCCAGTTGCGCGAAAAAACGCAGGCGGCCGGTTCCGCCGTTTTACCTGTTACTGCCGGTGAGGGCCGGGGTGAGGGTGGCGGCACAGTGCTCCCTCTCCCACTGGGAGACGGCCGGGGTGAGGGTGGCCGGCCTCGCCCGCTGCCGAAAGCCACGCCGCTGACGGCCGATCAACCTGCTCCGGTGGTGATTAAATCGTCGCCATCGGAGTTCAGTATTCACAAACGGCCCCGCCGACCGCCGGTGTGGCAGCAGCCCGCGGTGCTGGCCGGCTTTGCGGCTGCCGCGATCATCCTGCCGTTGGGCATCTATTTTCTGAAGTCCGGCAACCAAGAACCGGCCGCTTCGCCGCGTAAGGCGACCAGCGTTCGCTCGTCGCCAACGGTTGTCAGCGGCGGCAAGCACGATCCGAAAACAGTGCCGAGCAAGCCTGTGACGACGCCGGCTCCGCCGTCGGTTCCGGCAGCTTCGGCAAAGCCCGATTTCGAGATCATCGACGCCACCTGGGGAACCGGCGACAAGTGGGTCAACGTGACCGACGGCGTCCGCAAGCAGGTGAAAAACAATCGGCTGATGATGATGGTCTGGTCGAACCTGTTCGGTTCCCCGGAGGACCCGGCCAAAGGCGTCGGCAAAGTTTTGCGCATCCGGTATCGGTCGCGCGGCAAGCAGTATGTGGCCGACTTTCCCGACGTCTACTTTGTTTATCTCGACGGCAACCCACTAGCTCCGCCAACCGATTCGCCCGGCGGGCTGGAATTGCTCGAGGCCCGTTTTGGCGCCGGACTGGCCTATGCGGACGTGCTGCCGCAACTCCGCGAGCACTTGCGCGACGGCCGCTTGTGGGTGCCCGCCGATGAATTCGCAGACACGACCGCCGACGAACTTGCCAAAGACAACATCCATTCCGGTACGTACAAGGTTCTGTGGATCCGTTACCGCAACGGCACCGGCGAGCATTTCACGTACGCCTGGAATGACAATCCAGTTGTGATCGAATCTCGTCTGCCCGATGCCGCGGGACCGCCCGTCGATCTTTTGAAGTCGATCGACCTGAAACGCGACGTCGTCGACGGCGAATGGAAACTGGCCGACGGTGTGCTTCATGCTCCGGGCACGCACGGTACGCGAGTCCAATTGCCGCTCGATGCACCCGACGAATATACCCTGACGGTTGTCGCCGAAAGCGAGCCCGAAATCATGGATATCAGCGTATTGTTGCCCGTGGGTGGCAAGCAGGTCATGAGCGTCATCGACGGCTTCGGCGGCGTGACATCGGGACTCCAGGTGGTTAACGGTTGGCGGGCAGACAGCAATCCCAGCTATCGCTGGCGATGCGCGCGGATGTTTGAGCGGGCCCGGCCGAACACGCTCGTTTATATCGTGCGCCGCACTAGCCTGCGCGTCCTCCGCGACGGCGCCGAGGTCATTCGCTGGTCGGGCAATCCGGCAGGCTTCTCGATCGCCGACGGTTGGAAGGTGCCCAATCACCGGCGGATCGCCTTGGAGGCATACGAGACACCGTACCGCGTGACCAAGTTGGAACTGGTGCCGCTGGCTCCCGAGAAGTCGCCGATGCTGACCGAGCTCGAGCCGGGCAAGAGGGTCGACCTCCTCAAGCATATTGACCTCGATCGCGACCTCTTGCACGGCCATTGGGAGTACGACGGGCAATCGCTCGTTTCGCCCGACTCGGATAAGGGCTTGTTTCAATTGCCTGCCGTAGTGCCCGACTCTTATCGACTCGATGCCGTAGCGCAGCGAGAGCATGGCAACGACTGCCTGACGATCATGCTGCCCATCGGCGGCAAGTCGGCGGCGCTGATCCTGGACGGCCACGGAGGCAAGCTTTCTGGGCTGCAAGCGATCGACGGCAAGAACATCGACGCCAACGAGACGAAGTACGAAGAGCCCCTTTTCGCAGATGGTAAACCGAAGGCGATTACGATCACGGTCCGCAAGAACCAGGTGCAAGCGGTCTGCGATGGGAAACAAATTGTCGATTGGACTGGCGACGTTGAGCGACTTTCAGCCAACGCGCGATACCACGACCGCGTCTACCTGGGCGACTGGTATTCGCGCTACCGCCTGACGAAGATCGAAGTGACGCCGCTCGGTTCCGAAGGTGCCGATGGTCCGCCCGCCCTCGACGGCCCGCCGTCGGCGCCGGAACCGCCGAAACCGAGCGTTCCGCTTGCTTCCGCGGAATCAGTCGACTT
This genomic interval from Pirellulales bacterium contains the following:
- a CDS encoding transketolase C-terminal domain-containing protein, which encodes MRSALSQALVQAAVEDERVVLLTGDHGYSLLDDFRRVCPRQYLNAGVAEQNMVGVAAGLAKGGFRPIVYGLSAFVPVRVLEQIKLDVCYERLPVIFIGDGAGVVYSALGSSHQSTEDVAALRALPNIAILSPCDAYEMTACMELARQARGPVYVRVGKCDLGQIHDARPQLEWGRLCPLRRGNGTLAWIATGSMVKTALNVATAWPGSDVYSAPCLKPLDSAQVAELCDRHEAVIVLEEHSVYGGLGSAVAEIAASAAPTWICRIGVEDRFSKYCGSYSYLLREHGLDAAAIETKVRQFLHSRKTGRPVAKAA
- a CDS encoding alpha/beta fold hydrolase, yielding MPRHTQHFALIVSLLLLTCVTAVPAAEPTGPWKLAELKKAPEATWGETKEGVQQVFYTSGPYEGQPTRVFAYYARPEKGDEPFPAMVLVHGGGGKAFAQWARLWADRGYAALAMDLAGHGPDGERLPDGGPDQDDRTKFREFSDDELDQTWSYHAVAAVIRGVSLLASREEVDPERIGITGISWGGYLTCIVAGLDDRLKVAVPVYGGGFLADNSVWLPTFERMPADERDRWVKNFDPSNYLPSVRCPVLFINGTNDYAYPLDSYQKSYRLVPGRVDLCVKVRMPHSHPDGWGPPEIGIYVDSVLKDGRPLATIGPTELRGNRAAARFKATVPIMRAEAHYAVATGPWNKRSWQSVSAVHTGEAVSAELPTARPLVYYLSVTDERGAQVSTPHELLPE
- a CDS encoding transketolase gives rise to the protein MSFHPSDLRATVLRMAYAGSTVHIACAFSLIEVMAVLYRRWLRLGQGPGDASRDYLVLSKGHGVMAQYACLHELGWLNDDDLHNYFGDGTRLKGLSDAHVPGLDVTSGSLGHGLSVGVGLALAAKRRGSEQRTFAIVGDGELNEGTVWEALLFASHFQLSNLIVIVDENGFQAMGSTCEVMQLGRIADKLAAFGLETREVDGHDEGAIDGAIAQLVELPCSRPKAIVARTVKGKGVSFMENDNRWHYTRLTAETYSQALRELDRRRAA
- a CDS encoding ParB N-terminal domain-containing protein, with protein sequence MSGEEQLVSLEVAKIRTDGGTQVREQIDGLLVEEYAERMHSEDVFPPIVVFFDGQDYWLADGFHRFQAHSQLRHPTVECRLLQGTRRDAVLFALKANNAHGLRRTSADKRHAVKLVLADEEWSKRSDRWIADVCGVGRDLVGEIRRELSDSDSSPKEGDLRVGQDGKLRQAGRTAREADPPTGDRVEVALRAAERFDRCLVALKKLAMSVEQLALVPGGHYLLTLRLDDFRTNLRLSANYLTAMRPSRRCDLCGGDGCQFCSQLGWVCTGVEKCG